The genome window ATGAGAAAAAACAATGATTTGGATCCGGTTTGACATCCTTGCCTATGCTTTGTGAACACTATTTTTTACTTGCTTAATGTTCATGGTTAAAATGTTTGTTTCCAGATTTAAATCTCATTTGATAAAATCTAGAATCCATGGGTGACAATTTCTGACATTACCTGAAACACGATACAGAAACAATCAGGTTTTCGGGGGTCATATCTAATTTGTTTAAGAACTGGGTTCGTATTTACGCGTTTAATTAAACGAATCGTTTTTGGGTTGACCTGTTTAAGCCATTTACTTTAACAGGTCGCCCCGTCAACTCGTTTAAATAAATAGGTTGTTGTGTAAGCGTTTGTTTAACCCATGTAGTACAATCCTCCAACCCGTTTAGCATGTTTAAAAATTGATCAAAATCCACCAAGACGTCAATTTGTTCGAATCGTTGGAAAAATGGGTTAAACAGGTCTTGTTTGGATTTCACAGTTTTAAGTCTGGCTGGGTTAGATTTGATGTCTTTTACATGACTTTTATCATGTCGGATTCAAAGATTCAACCCACCAACCGATTTACACCACTAGCATATGATCTTGAAAATGTAAAATGACAAAATACACAATAACATTTATGAAATTTATGAGCTTAGATTATTGTTTTTGTTTCAGCTTGAAAGGAACGACTACGGCTTGATAAACTTGGTTCCTGCAGTCGAGGTTAGATCTTTCATATCGTCTCGTTATTAGTACTTTGCGTACACGTTTCCCATATTGCCCTTGGGAAGCAATGATCAAACTAAGACTGAGATTCTACCCTGCGTTGTTTTTACCGTATTATTGCAGGATATAACTGTTTTCTGGAGGAGGAGAGGAGGAAGTTACGGCAAAAACCTTGACCATCGCACATGGTGTCAAACGGTTCAACTTGAACCGCAAGTGATATCAATGTCGTTAATTCCAATCACATCTTTATTAAGTGGAATCGATGGCAACGGGTTCTTGACTCATGCCATCAATCTTTATATCCGCTGTGAGTAAACACGTCCCTATTTTTCCGTTTATTAACCCGTTGTAGAAATGTCCAAAATACCCTTTAGTACAAACCGGGCTATGTTTGTTTTGCAGTTAAACCGCCAATTGAAGAGCTGCAGCAATTTTTAGAGTTTCAGCTTCCGACACGTTGGGCCCCAGAGTTCGGTGAGCTCGCAGTCGGGCCCGAGGGGAAACAGAACCACAGTGCATCGTTACAGTTCAGATTTATGGGCCCCAAGCTCTATGTTAACACAAATCAGGCAATGTTTTATCTTTAACAggcaaaataataagttaaacatcaaatgggtcaaacgggtcaaaagtccATTAAAAGCCTAAATTGTATATTTAATCCATAAAACCTTCTAAATCATATCATTCGACAAAAAGCGTTCGGGTCAACCCGATGCGTAACAAAATTGTCCATCTTGACCGGCCCGTTATCCTTAGTTGTTATAGAATACTGATTATCTTTACTGTTAATAAACTGCAGGTGGATGTCGGTAACACACCAGTAACGGGCCTTCGGCTTTATTTAGAAGGAAAAAAGAACGACTGTTTAGCGATCCATTTACAGCATCTTTCATCAATGCCGAAAAGCTTTAAACTGGTGGCTGAGCCCATCAAGAACTCCTTGAGCCCACATTCTCAAGACCGAAGGTACCACGAAAAGGTTCAATGGAAAAGCTTTTCACACATCTGCACGGCCCCAGTGGAGTCTGACGACGAACACTCCATCGTGACAGGAGCCGAATTCGAAGTAAGCGATTCCGGTCTAAAACGAGTCCTGTTCTTACGCCTGCAGTTCTCAAAAGTCGTGGGGGCCACAGTGGTTAGACAGCCCGAATGGGACGGGTCACCTGTTCTTGTTACTCAGAAATCTGGCATTGTTTCAACCCTGATCTCTACTCGGTTTTCGAGTGCTCAAAAACCGACACCACAGCCTAAAGATATTATACTGAACTCGGCTTTACCTATTGGGCCTCCAGTGACTGCTCAAGGAAAGAAGCTTTTGAAGTTTGTTGATACATCGGAACTGGTCCGGGGACCACAGGATTTGCCCGGTTATTGGGTCGTGTCGGGTGCTCGGTTGATGGTCGATAAAAGTAAGATATCGCTACGCGCAAAGTTCTCTCTTTTGGCTGTGATTCCTGCTGATGAAGAAAGCTTGCTGGATTGATATTTGAATTTTGAACTAGCAGTTGTTGTTCATGTGCACAATGTAGTAAGTTCAGaattgtgttgtgttgtgttaaaaaaatgttgtatgatttttgtacatttttgtgcAATGGTGAATGATGTGTAAATTTTTTATGCAGTTGTTTGCTAGTTTGTAACTATTTTGTATTGTTATTGAAAGTATATTAGATGATTTTCTTGTGTGTTATATTAgcatttttaacaaaaaaaaaaaaaaagaaaacatcGTGTCATTTTACGCGTGCGTTAACCAGTAACTGTTGAATCACATGTCACACTTTTGATCCCTGAGATGGATAAACGATTTAAAATTTTGTTAACTTACCACCCCATTCTAGTCTTTATGTTCTTTCTACTCCAATATCGTTGTACTCACATTGCAAGTACTAAACCCCGAAGACTACTTGTGGTCACAACTACTAGTAAAGCTTCCTTAGATCATCCGTACT of Helianthus annuus cultivar XRQ/B chromosome 1, HanXRQr2.0-SUNRISE, whole genome shotgun sequence contains these proteins:
- the LOC110875236 gene encoding MACPF domain-containing protein At4g24290, translating into MGSSNKEVVLRLKAAAEEAIGAIGLGYDLTEDLRLKYCKGKSPESRLIGIDDEQVRDIAIPGGILIQNVSKSINCDKGERMRFSSDILSFQQMAEQFNQDVKLSGRIPTGQFNAAFEFTGSWQKDAMNTKALALDGVFITLYNITLEKSQIALCDHVKNAVPSSWEPATLAKFIQKYGTHVIAGIKMGGKDVVYLKQQHSSTLPPDEVLRKLKDVAEKRFSGQPSDSMRKNNDLDPLERNDYGLINLVPAVEDITVFWRRRGGSYGKNLDHRTWCQTVQLEPQVISMSLIPITSLLSGIDGNGFLTHAINLYIRFKPPIEELQQFLEFQLPTRWAPEFGELAVGPEGKQNHSASLQFRFMGPKLYVNTNQVDVGNTPVTGLRLYLEGKKNDCLAIHLQHLSSMPKSFKLVAEPIKNSLSPHSQDRRYHEKVQWKSFSHICTAPVESDDEHSIVTGAEFEVSDSGLKRVLFLRLQFSKVVGATVVRQPEWDGSPVLVTQKSGIVSTLISTRFSSAQKPTPQPKDIILNSALPIGPPVTAQGKKLLKFVDTSELVRGPQDLPGYWVVSGARLMVDKSKISLRAKFSLLAVIPADEESLLD